One genomic window of Ficedula albicollis isolate OC2 chromosome 18, FicAlb1.5, whole genome shotgun sequence includes the following:
- the FN3K gene encoding fructosamine-3-kinase: MEKILKAELNTSILKALGSSGGGCISQGQTYETDRGRVFVKINHKPQARKMFEGEMASLEAIQKTNIVRVPQPIKVIDLPGGGAMFAMEYLKMKHLNKYSSKLGEQIAELHLYNQKLGEKLRTEGSTIGKGAGRSEARFVDKFGFHTATCCGYIPQVNEWQSDWPSFFIRHRLQAQLDLIEKDYGDREARELWSQLKPKIPEMFCDVEIVPALLHGDLWAGNVAEDDSGPIIFDPACFYGHSEFELAIAGMFGGFSSSFFSAYHSKIPKAPGFEKRNKLYQLFNYINHWNHFGTGYRGSTLNMMRKLLK, encoded by the exons ATGGAGAAGATcctgaaggcagagctgaacACCAGCATTCTGAAGGcactggggagctctgggggagGATGCATCAGCCAAGGCCAAACGTATGAGACAGACAGAGGACGGGTATTTGTGAAAATCAACCACAAACCTCAG GCTAGAAAAATGTTTGAAGGGGAAATGGCAAGTTTGGAAGCGATTCAGAAAACCAATATTGTGAGAGTGCCTCAGCCCATCAAAGTGATTGACCTGCCTGGAGGAGGAGCCATGTTTGCCATGGAGTACCTAAAGATGAAGCACCTCAACAA ATACTCTTCAAAGCTGGGAGAGCAGATAGCAGAGCTTCATCTTTATAACCAGAAACTTGGAGAGAAGCTGAGAACTGAAGGAAGCACAATTG GAAAAGGAGCTGGTCGCTCCGAGGCCCGGTTTGTGGATAAGTTTGGATTCCACACAGCCACTTGCTGTGGTTATATCCCACAG GTGAATGAGTGGCAGAGTGACTGGCCATCCTTCTTTATCCGGCACCGACTCCAGGCTCAGCTGGATTTGATTGAAAAAGATTATGGAGACAGAGAAGCCAGAGAACTCTGGTCACAGCTAAAA CCAAAGATTCCTGAAATGTTCTGTGATGTAGAAATCGTTCCCGCTCTCCTGCACGGGGACCTGTGGGCAGGGAATGTGGCTGAGGACGACTCTGGGCCGATTATATTTGACCCTGCCTGCTTCTATGGCCATTCAGAATTTGAACTGGCCATTGCTGGAATGTTTGGGGGGTTCAGcagctctttcttctctgcctaTCACAGTAAAATACCCAAAGCTCCAGGATTTGAGAAACGAAACAAGTTGTATCAGCTCTTTAATTACATAAACCACTGGAACCATTTTGGGACAGGGTACAGGGGCTCTACCCTAAACATGATGAGGAAACTTCTAAAGTAA